The genomic region CGGCGACGACGAGGTCGGCCTTGGCGGCGACGATCCAGCGCTCGAACTGCACCCGCATCGTCTCGCCCTCCATGTAGTGGTAGCCGTTGCTGCTGTACCAGGGCGAGTGCACGAGCACGATCAGCCACGGCGTGGCGGCGCGGTCCACGCGCGCCAGCTCGGCCCGCAGCCACTCCCACTGGGCCGTGTACTTGCCGTAGGCGGAGTAGGAGGCGAGCACGACGACGTGCGCGGAGGCGACCCGCACCGAGTACCAGAACGGCGTCGGGTAGCGGTGCGCGAAGGGCTTGAACGGCACGTGCTCGCCCAGCTCCGGGGCCAGGTCCAGCTCGTGGTTGCCCGCCGTCCACACCCACGGCTGGTGCGCCGCGCTGCGCTCCACGAAGCGCGCCCACGTGTCCCACCGGGTGTTGTCGTGCAGCGGGTGGTTGTCGGCGTAGGAGAGGTCGCCGACGTACAGCACGGCGTCGCCGCCGTTCGCCTCGTAGTGCGACAGCGTCGTGTTGGAGTCAAACGTCTGGCCCAGGTCGCCTGCATTTTATTGTCTTCAGTTGTGAGCAGGCATGAAAATATGAAATGAATGGATTCAGTGTGTGGTTTGGTTCTCGTTAATTACCAATGAGGCCGAACTTGAAGGGCACGTCAGGGCCCGGCATGGGTGGCGTGGTGAAGCAGAAGCTCCTCACCGTGTGGCCGAACCCCATGGCGTAGTAGTACTTGGTGCTATGCTGGATCATCGTCGACGACCATGGCGAGGCGGCCGGCGGCCATTAGTTAGTTTATGTATTCTGATGACGTACTGCAACTGACTAACATAGCGTACTGACCTTGAGGTTTGTGAGGGTGCAGTGGTGGATGAAGCCGGAGGTGTAGTTGAAGTAGTCGTAGCGCGTGTGGGTGCCCTCCGCCCGGAGCTCCATCTTCTCCGGGTCCGGCGACGCCTCGCTGTACATGACGGTGCTGCTGCCCAGCTCATTGGCCGTCACCCACGACACGATCATCGCCGTGCCCTCCTGGTCACCCAGCGTGATGTGCACCTACGGGCGGCGATCAGAGAGAAGGAAACTGATCAAAGATGCATGAGAGACCTGATCGATCGGTTGCCTGAGCCTGATCAGCCTGACCTGCTGCGGGGCATTGTACCCCGGCGGGACGCGGAAGACGTCGGCGTCCAGTGGCATCTCCACCGTCGCCTCCAGCTTCCGCCGGTACTGGCTCGTCACGCCGGCGtcggcgacgacgacgaggagCACAGCGACGAAGAAGAGCACCACCTGCAGGAGGTCCAGGCGGCGGCGAGCCCGCAGCACGTTGCTCATCGCTTCCCCTCCCCTGCTTCTTCTCCCTcaactaactaactaactaactaactgGATGGATGGAGATCAATCGGGTCACAGAGCGTACCGTATAAATAGAACGATCGACTGACTGTCAGCTCAGGGCTGGTCAACACCCTCCCGCACCATGCGGCAAGGGCTAGACAGATGAAAGGCCGCCATTGCACTGCATGCCCCCATGCATCGTCACTCTTTTTCTGCCTCCTGCAGAGCTACATTATTCCTAGATTATTCCTAAATTATTGCCCATTTGCAAAAGAATCATGGAATGTTTCTCCAGTTAGTGCTTTGAAATGTTTTTCCAGTAGGTCTAAACTATTTTTTTAGAATCTGACATTTCActgctttccaaagttatcatataagtctaTCTTAAATTCATAGAGTAAAAGATAAAATTGATTTTATAGATTTAAATATTATTTTTCTTATAGCACATGAATATagcatataactatctctctcatattatttaagataatatacaaatatattacatatataaatatataaacttaattagttttatctaaattataattattaaaatggaattcaattccaacgaaacaaactggACCGTAGGGTAATTAATGACGATTCTGAGATGGAGCATTTGTACTACTCTGAAATGTTTCCATGTTAATCCAAGTATTCTTAATTAGATTAGCTTCTTTAGCCCTTGGATCTGAAAAAAGATATCTTTAAGCGCCAAGCCTTACCCACATAATATAATAAAAGTTTAATTTAGTAAAATATTACGAGCGAGTTAGTTACTGCCGACAAACAATTCATCATGGAGCCAAACGGCATCTGCTCATGTTAGTGACAAAACAAATTACTTGAGTTCTTACGCATCTTTTGCTTGATATATCTCTGCTACATGTTTTACAACAAGAGTCAGCCACTGATAACTAGACACACTGTTTCTTACACCTTCCAGCAATACTCGTAGGTTCATCTTGCAAACTATTTTGACTCTGAATGGACTGCTTTCTTCTGGTAGTATCCTCTTCCGAGTCTGAATGCTTCTGCTACATCAGACAAGTAACTATTCTGGAGAATAAGAAAAAAATATGCTCCGATTTCTTTCCAAGTCCCGCACATGACTCAAGAGTGAAGGTTGAGCCTAAGCAAAGCTTGACGATCCCAACATCAACTCAAACATGTCGTCTGGGGTAAGAAGGGTTGTCCCACCCAGAATAAGCTCCACATCTGGTCTGCTGCTCTCCGATATCGCTGTCATGACTTCCCGGACCTTGCATAGAACATACCGTTTCGTTTGTTAGGATACGCCAAAACTGATTGTATATCGTTAATACACTGCTTTAAAGCTGCAGTAACTAAAACCTTTTGTGTCTTAGCCATAATCTCAGATCCAACATATAACAATTAGAGAACGATACACTGAACTGTACGCTTGCAAAATATATGACGAAAAAAGGAAGAAATATCTAGTCCAAAGTTAAAAGTAATTTGGCTGAACGATACACTGAACTGAGAAACGGATATTACAAAAAAAAAGGCCTACTTGCTTCCTTTGTACAAAGGTAAACACATTATACAAAAAAGTAACTAAAATACCATCCCTCCAAGGAATAACAAACGACAAACATAAAGGATTTCCATTGGGATTAAAAGCTAACAACAGGTTCACAGTAGTTTCATAGAGATCAAATATCCATGTCAACACCAACCAAACTATGGGAGGAATAAAGAATTATCTTGGCATGAATAATTGAAACCAAAGGAAATGGACCATACCTCAAGAGTATTAATACCTCCAAGAACAAAAATGATAAGAACAGATTGATCACCGAAGGCTGGTTTAGACTGCAAATAGAACAAAACTTAGAACTGAGCAATTAAATGGAAACGGACAAAAAGACTGAGAAACTCACCTGTCCAAGCCCGAATCTACCTAGTCCACTTTTGAATAGACGACCAACAGTTGATGAATGATACTCGAGGCCAGGTACATCGTACCTCGACAAGAGAGCTAATAGTAACTTATAAAGCAAGCATTTCCTCGAGTAACCGTCAGTCTCGAATCTACTTAATGCTGCTATACCTTCACCAAGGGCTTGATTTCTTAACCTCATACTGGATAATTTGtgaaagaatttgaaaagctgaTCAACTCTATCTCGCACTTCCAACTTAAGTTGCATGTCCCCATAAGCTTCCTCCTTTTGGTGATCAGTATTATCACTGTCATCCCAGGTACCCCATTCATCATCAAAATCATCATCAGTACTGGGTGCTACCTcgctagagtttttattcctctcGCCATCTTTAGATCTAGCTTTAGCTTCAAGTTCACTATCCAGGCCATCAAGGAAGCGCAACTTCACAGATGATGGTCGTTCAAGGATAGAGTCCACTATAACATCTTTAAGAGACCGCTCATCTTCCCAAGAAAATGGACCACCAGCCATAGATGTAGGGAAATTTTCACCAGCTAAGATATACCCTATAATCGTTAGAAGCAGTACGTCCTGGAAACTAAGTAGGCCCTGTGAAGACTCCATTGAAGTAGTTTGTGTGTGTGATTCAACTAAAGTGCTAGTGTTGATGAAATCACGAAGCTCACTGGCAAGACTTTGAGGTGTCTCTGCAGATGTCACACTTAATATTCTCTCGGCACTTGTAAAGGCGTCCCAGCGAGAACTTTGAGGCTCCCGTAGAGTCATTTCAGCAGCTAGTGCTAACTGGATAACACCCCTGTTTTTTAACAATGACAACTGGTCTCGGGAAAGCATTTGCACCATAGATCGAATCTCTGAAACAGAAGTGGCTCCTTGCCAACCTTTGGATGCAGATGTTAGCTTCCCATGCTGCAAGGCTTCAATAAGCCATTTTTTAATCAGTACTAACCCATCTTTCGATCCTCTGTCTAGCAATGCTTCTAAGTAGCGCATTCGAGCACAATTGGGTAGGAACGAGCCACTTATAGTGTCAAGTTCACAGCTAAGTTTGTGATCATGTGCTTTATCAGCGTAATCAGGTAACCAGCTAACTTCAGAGTCAACATCAACGGAGTTCCATCCAGACGCAAATGACATGAAACCTTCAGATAACATACTGCTCCTAATCTTTGATTCTTCCTTGCTAAACACTGTCTCAAAAGGAACTTTTATATCCAGTGGGGAACGTTTAATGGTGCCTT from Zea mays cultivar B73 chromosome 6, Zm-B73-REFERENCE-NAM-5.0, whole genome shotgun sequence harbors:
- the LOC100283281 gene encoding purple acid phosphatase gives rise to the protein MSNVLRARRRLDLLQVVLFFVAVLLVVVADAGVTSQYRRKLEATVEMPLDADVFRVPPGYNAPQQVHITLGDQEGTAMIVSWVTANELGSSTVMYSEASPDPEKMELRAEGTHTRYDYFNYTSGFIHHCTLTNLKHSTKYYYAMGFGHTVRSFCFTTPPMPGPDVPFKFGLIGDLGQTFDSNTTLSHYEANGGDAVLYVGDLSYADNHPLHDNTRWDTWARFVERSAAHQPWVWTAGNHELDLAPELGEHVPFKPFAHRYPTPFWYSVRVASAHVVVLASYSAYGKYTAQWEWLRAELARVDRAATPWLIVLVHSPWYSSNGYHYMEGETMRVQFERWIVAAKADLVVAGHVHAYERSHRVSNVAYDIINARCTPVRTRDAPVYVTVGDGGNIEGIADNFTQPQPSYSAFREASFGHATLEIRNRTHAYYAWHRNQDGAKVVADGVWLTNRYWMPTDDDIN
- the LOC100382567 gene encoding sec1 family domain-containing protein MIP3 isoform X2; amino-acid sequence: MQIGHSAYVDSPLGPDAFREYETLLIQDHDELLKKSENLDRHKENIHKEASDFTSDVDNYSKWGSGVHYGSNSESSPTKRDFFDDEMGQVEARGRRLFVAVRHFPMIFSPISSRVFVLPSEGIIADSSLSNHHEDSLGSGLPSISTDKPFDSDEVPPGVTLTAQFLYHLANKMDLKLDIFSLGDTSKVIGKLMMDMSSLYDVGRNKRSAGLLIVDRTVDLLTPCFHGDSFLDRMLSLLPRKENMPSNSAAKNPQTRSKHSQGTIKRSPLDIKVPFETVFSKEESKIRSSMLSEGFMSFASGWNSVDVDSEVSWLPDYADKAHDHKLSCELDTISGSFLPNCARMRYLEALLDRGSKDGLVLIKKWLIEALQHGKLTSASKGWQGATSVSEIRSMVQMLSRDQLSLLKNRGVIQLALAAEMTLREPQSSRWDAFTSAERILSVTSAETPQSLASELRDFINTSTLVESHTQTTSMESSQGLLSFQDVLLLTIIGYILAGENFPTSMAGGPFSWEDERSLKDVIVDSILERPSSVKLRFLDGLDSELEAKARSKDGERNKNSSEVAPSTDDDFDDEWGTWDDSDNTDHQKEEAYGDMQLKLEVRDRVDQLFKFFHKLSSMRLRNQALGEGIAALSRFETDGYSRKCLLYKLLLALLSRYDVPGLEYHSSTVGRLFKSGLGRFGLGQSKPAFGDQSVLIIFVLGGINTLEVREVMTAISESSRPDVELILGGTTLLTPDDMFELMLGSSSFA
- the LOC100382567 gene encoding sec1 family domain-containing protein MIP3 isoform X1 encodes the protein MGSVDLIASCIDSIRQIGDEIADSIVYIDEGTLEAFQFIGGFPLLLELGARAVCSLENASPLDAAADWQSSFSNPPRKIIVLISRLLSDAHRTLNHLGNLMQIGHSAYVDSPLGPDAFREYETLLIQDHDELLKKSENLDRHKENIHKEASDFTSDVDNYSKWGSGVHYGSNSESSPTKRDFFDDEMGQVEARGRRLFVAVRHFPMIFSPISSRVFVLPSEGIIADSSLSNHHEDSLGSGLPSISTDKPFDSDEVPPGVTLTAQFLYHLANKMDLKLDIFSLGDTSKVIGKLMMDMSSLYDVGRNKRSAGLLIVDRTVDLLTPCFHGDSFLDRMLSLLPRKENMPSNSAAKNPQTRSKHSQGTIKRSPLDIKVPFETVFSKEESKIRSSMLSEGFMSFASGWNSVDVDSEVSWLPDYADKAHDHKLSCELDTISGSFLPNCARMRYLEALLDRGSKDGLVLIKKWLIEALQHGKLTSASKGWQGATSVSEIRSMVQMLSRDQLSLLKNRGVIQLALAAEMTLREPQSSRWDAFTSAERILSVTSAETPQSLASELRDFINTSTLVESHTQTTSMESSQGLLSFQDVLLLTIIGYILAGENFPTSMAGGPFSWEDERSLKDVIVDSILERPSSVKLRFLDGLDSELEAKARSKDGERNKNSSEVAPSTDDDFDDEWGTWDDSDNTDHQKEEAYGDMQLKLEVRDRVDQLFKFFHKLSSMRLRNQALGEGIAALSRFETDGYSRKCLLYKLLLALLSRYDVPGLEYHSSTVGRLFKSGLGRFGLGQSKPAFGDQSVLIIFVLGGINTLEVREVMTAISESSRPDVELILGGTTLLTPDDMFELMLGSSSFA
- the LOC100382567 gene encoding Sec1 family domain-containing protein MIP3, with protein sequence MGSVDLIASCIDSIRQIGDEIADSIVYIDEGTLEAFQFIGGFPLLLELGARAVCSLENASPLDAAADWQSSFSNPPRKIIVLISRLLSDAHRYILRCLSNHGTVSHCTVLTAISEIGHSAYVDSPLGPDAFREYETLLIQDHDELLKKSENLDRHKENIHKEASDFTSDVDNYSKWGSGVHYGSNSESSPTKRDFFDDEMGQVEARGRRLFVAVRHFPMIFSPISSRVFVLPSEGIIADSSLSNHHEDSLGSGLPSISTDKPFDSDEVPPGVTLTAQFLYHLANKMDLKLDIFSLGDTSKVIGKLMMDMSSLYDVGRNKRSAGLLIVDRTVDLLTPCFHGDSFLDRMLSLLPRKENMPSNSAAKNPQTRSKHSQGTIKRSPLDIKVPFETVFSKEESKIRSSMLSEGFMSFASGWNSVDVDSEVSWLPDYADKAHDHKLSCELDTISGSFLPNCARMRYLEALLDRGSKDGLVLIKKWLIEALQHGKLTSASKGWQGATSVSEIRSMVQMLSRDQLSLLKNRGVIQLALAAEMTLREPQSSRWDAFTSAERILSVTSAETPQSLASELRDFINTSTLVESHTQTTSMESSQGLLSFQDVLLLTIIGYILAGENFPTSMAGGPFSWEDERSLKDVIVDSILERPSSVKLRFLDGLDSELEAKARSKDGERNKNSSEVAPSTDDDFDDEWGTWDDSDNTDHQKEEAYGDMQLKLEVRDRVDQLFKFFHKLSSMRLRNQALGEGIAALSRFETDGYSRKCLLYKLLLALLSRYDVPGLEYHSSTVGRLFKSGLGRFGLGQSKPAFGDQSVLIIFVLGGINTLEVREVMTAISESSRPDVELILGGTTLLTPDDMFELMLGSSSFA